The genomic segment CCAGCTTCTTCTGCAGCTTGGTGCTCGACGTCGTGTACTGGAACACCAGCCGCTCGTCGGGATGGACGATCCGGAATGCCTGCTGCGCCATCAGAGCGGCCTCGTGGAAGCCGGACAGGATGAGCTTCAGCTTGCCCGGATACCAGTTGATGTCGCCGATGGCGAAGATGCCGGGCTCCGACGTCTCGAACTTCTCGGTGTCGACCGGCAGGAGGTTCTCGTTGAGATTGAGCCCCCAGTCGGCCACGGGGCCGAGCTTCATGGTCAGCCCGAAGAAGGGCAGCATGGTGTTGCAGGCAACTTCGAACTCGCCGTCGGGCCCGCGCGCGGTCACCGCCTCGAGCTGTCCGCCCTCGCCCTTGAGGCCGGTCACCTGGCCCAGCCTGAAGGTCACCTTCCCTTCATCCGTCAGCGCCCACATCTTGTTGACGGAATCGGGGCTCGCGCGAAACTGGTCGCGGCGGTGCAGCAGCGTCAGGCTGTTGGCCAGCGGTGCGAGATTGATCGTCCAGTCGAGCGCGCTGTCGCCGCCGCCCACGATCAGGATGTCGCGGCCGCGGAACGCCTCCATCTTGCGCACCGAATAGAAGACCGAGCTGTTCTCATAGGCGTCGATGCCCGGAATCGGCGGCTTCTTCGGCTGGAACGAGCCGCCGCCGGCCGCGATCACCACCACCTTGGCATCGAAGGCGAGGCCGCCATCCGTCGTTACCGCGAAATTGCCGTCGGGGCGGCGTTCGAGCCCAGTCACCATATGGCCGAAATGATATTGCGGGCTGAACGGCTTGGCCTGCTCCAGGAGCCGGTCGGTCAGCTCCTGCCCGCTCACCTCAGGCAATGCGGGAATGTCGTAGATCGGCTTTTCCGGATAGAGTTCCGCGCACTGGCCGCCCGGCTTGTCCAGGATGTCGACCACATGGCATTTGATGTCCAGCAGCCCGAGCTCGAAGATGGCGAACAGGCCGACTGGGCCTGCACCGATGATGAGGGCGTCGGTGGAGATTGGCTGGTCTGTCATCGCGAATGATCCTGGATGCTGGGGACTTGCGCCCCGTCCGCCGCGAGGCCGCCCCAAGGCATAAGGGCCGGCGCTAGAACTGCTTTTCCGGCACCTTGACGACGAGGCCGTCGAGATCGTCGGTCAGCGTAACCTGGCAGGACAGGCGGCTGTTGTCGTGCACGTCGAAGGCGAAATCGAGCATATCCTCCTCCATTTCGCCACGCTCGCCGGTCTTTTCAAGCCATGCCTTGTCCACATAGACGTGGCAGGTGGCACAGGCGCAGGCGCCGCCGCAATCGGCCTCGATCCCGGGCACCATATTGCGCACGGCGGCCTCCATGAGCGTCATCCCGGCTTCGGCGTCGACCTCG from the Kaustia mangrovi genome contains:
- a CDS encoding 2Fe-2S iron-sulfur cluster-binding protein; amino-acid sequence: MPKITFIEHDGTPHEVDAEAGMTLMEAAVRNMVPGIEADCGGACACATCHVYVDKAWLEKTGERGEMEEDMLDFAFDVHDNSRLSCQVTLTDDLDGLVVKVPEKQF
- a CDS encoding NAD(P)/FAD-dependent oxidoreductase translates to MTDQPISTDALIIGAGPVGLFAIFELGLLDIKCHVVDILDKPGGQCAELYPEKPIYDIPALPEVSGQELTDRLLEQAKPFSPQYHFGHMVTGLERRPDGNFAVTTDGGLAFDAKVVVIAAGGGSFQPKKPPIPGIDAYENSSVFYSVRKMEAFRGRDILIVGGGDSALDWTINLAPLANSLTLLHRRDQFRASPDSVNKMWALTDEGKVTFRLGQVTGLKGEGGQLEAVTARGPDGEFEVACNTMLPFFGLTMKLGPVADWGLNLNENLLPVDTEKFETSEPGIFAIGDINWYPGKLKLILSGFHEAALMAQQAFRIVHPDERLVFQYTTSSTKLQKKLGVA